The sequence TCAATGATGAGAGCATCAGAAATTTCATTTTTCGTCTCTCGTTTTACACCCGCGACCCGGCTTTAAAGGCAGATAGGATGCACCAGCTTCCACACCCGGTTACTAATTAGTTTGGTTTTGGTGCTTCATTGCCAACGACAAACTCGGACGGGTCAACCGGTGCATTAAACGTAAACTCCGCCAGATTGAAAGTCCAGTTAAGCAGTAGCGGACGAGTATTAGACTGAACTGAGAGTTCAAATTTGTATACGTGCGGCAAATTCAAGCCACCCTCAGTTCTAAAGTCTGAAAATGCCTCGTAGACAGTCAGACGCTGCGGTGCGCCGCGCGCCTCACCCGCGCTGGGCAAACGGCCGGGTTGACCGGGTATTCTCTGCTGCGCCGTCGAGTAAAATGTCTTTTCATACTCAGTTCGCACGTGCTGAAAAGTTTCCGCGTCGAAGAAGAGCGTAATGTTCAACTCCGACCCCTTGCGCGGCCGATATTTGATCGCGTGTACGGGCCGGTCACCGATCTTCTTCGCTCCCGAATATTCGAGCTTCGGGTTTTTCTCCTGAAGGTTGAGAAGCGGCCACGACTCAGAGAGCACGCCGCCCACCAGGCCCTCGCCCACAATTCCCTCGTTTTCCGCAAAGAAGTGTTCCAGAGGCGTGTGACGGCCCGGACGAAATTGCGTGACCGTCGTCTTGCTACCGTCAAATCTGAACGACATGGTAGGTTCACCCGCATCGAAATTCATGGTCACCATGTTCTGGCTGCCGCGGGAGGCCAGGACGACACTGCCGGCTGAATTGCCGTTCCCGCCCTCCTTAACGATCACTTCAACACTTCCTTTTATTCGAGTGCCCTTTGCCCGCGCGCGCGCTTCGGCCGATCCGATCGATGCGGTGTGTTTTGCGACTACGTCAGCCGGTGTCAGCTTTTGTGAAGTGGCCGGCACCACGCATAAGCCGACGGCAAGAAAGACGAAAGCGGAGGAAATGAATGCCGGTGCTCGAAAGATTTTCATCGCGATTCTCCAGGGTGATGCAAACGACTCGGGCCGGGTGGCGATACGATATTCATTCCCCGGGCCACGGGCAATAAAAACTTGATCTTAAAAGAGAGCCGGGCGCTGCCTCGTAAGACAACGCCCGGGAAAGGAAAAGTTTTCGCGGCTGCTTAAAACCCAGCCACAGAGCGTGGCGTTAGAAAGTGACTTTCCACGCCCACTGAAGAATTCGGTTTTCGAACGCGGCGTTGATCTTCCCGAAATTAGTGTCGTTGATGTCGAGCACGTTCGGGACCGAGAAGTTGGTGTGATTGAAGACGTTGAAAGCCTCGAGCCGCAGCTCGACACCGATACGCTCCTTAAACCTCGTCCTCTTAATCAGCGCCGTGTCTACGTTCCAATAACCGGGACCGTCGACCGGTGTCAGGCTCAAGCCGCCAAAGGTTCCCGCTGTCGGGTGCGTAAAGATAGTCGAGCTGGCTCGTCCATCTGTCGCGATCCATGCGGGGTTAACCAGCAATGGAAGGCCCGTGCCGCTCGCGGCAAACACTCCGGTGCCGGCTTGCAGTTGAGCCAGGGTCAGCGTTGTGTTGGGCGTGTTATTGCCCGATCGAGCGCTGCGATTGACGGTTCCACGTCCGGAAATAAACGTAATCGGTCTTCCCGTTCTCCACTGGCCAATGCCACTAATCTGCCAGCCGCCGAGCAGCTTGCTGGTCCAGCCGCCGCCGTTCCCGAATCGCTTACCGGGACCGAACGGAAGCTCGTACACAAAGTTGCCTTTGAATACATGCTGGACGTCCTGATTGAGCCGCTTCTTCTCAAGCACGTCGCCAAGAGTGTTGTCCAGATGCGGACTAAACTCGGCTTGCGATTGTTCAGAATTGGTAAAGGCTTTGCTCCACGTATAGTTGATCTGATAGTACCAGCCACCGCTCAGGCGCTTGCGGACTTCAGCTTGCAATCCGTGATAGCTGGACCAACCACCGCTGCCAATGTAATCGGTAACAAACGCGTTGCCGTTGTGCGGCAGGAAGAAGCTGGGGCAAAGGGACCGGGCCCCGCCGGTGGCCGGGGTTACGCAAGGCTGCGACACATTCATGTACGTGTTCCGGGCTGAGACGTACGTGGAGGCTAATTCGCCAACCTGACCCTGAGAAATCAGGTTTCGAATTGTCGCGTTCCCCAGGTTGCCGCGGGCCTGTGCGCCGGCGCCGAGCCGCGGGAAGATTGTCAATACCTGGCAACCGGTTGCGAGCGCCATCGCCGCGGTGCAATCAGGGTTGCCAAACTGCGCCAGGTTGGATTGGGCGCGCCGGAAGTCATCAAAGAACCCATTCTGGAAAATGAGCACCTGATTCGTGTCGAGACCGCGAGTCAACTGCACTCCGCGATTGCCAACATAGCCAATCGAGAATGCGGTGTCCTTCATGAACTCACGCTCGATACCGAAGTTCCACTGAACTGCGTAAGGCGTCTTCAGCTCGTACTCGGTGGTGAAAAGTGTCGGGGTTTGGCTCAGGGTGAGTTGGTCAACCAAGGTGCGCGGAACTAAAAACGCAGGAATAGGCACGGGCACAATTCCACCCCCGCTAACGGTTCCGGTCAGAGTGGAAATCGTGACGGCTGACTGGAGTCCCGCGTTGCCGGCCACCGAGGCGTTGTTAAGCACCGTCGCGTTATTGTCGATGGCATAGGCGATAGAAAAGCCGCCGCGAACGGAAGTCTTGCCCGAGCTAAACGGATCCCAGGCAAAGCTGAAATTCGGGGCCCAGTTATCAAGATCCTTGGCCAGGAATTCTCGACCGGTGCCTTTACCGGCAAAGTCGAGGACCGCGTTCGGGTTGGCCAGGACATTCAGGGATAGATCCTTTGGCATCAGTCCAAGGCCGTCTCTCTCAGTCACCGGGCCAATGTACTCGTAGCGGATGCCGAGGTTGAGAGACAAATTCTCTCTCGCTCGCCAGGTATCCCCCACATAAAACGCCAATGTGTCGTAATCGAGGTGGCGGATTGAACCCACACCGCGGGTAAAGCCCGAGGTGCGGCTGGCCACGTTGAACGTCTCGCTGACACTGCTAACTGCACCCGTGAGCAGCCCCAACAAACCGGTTGCGGTACCAAACTGCGTGTCGGAAAGGCCGCCGGGGAAATTAGTTGTGTTATTCGCGAGCGGCATCGTGTTTGTGGTGGTATTGAAGCCCACCGTGAACTGCGGGACGATGCCGGCGTCGTTAAAGTTCAGGATCCTGACCCAACGCGCCGTGCCGCCGAATTTGATCACATGGTTACCCTTCACCCAGGATGCGTTATCAATCAGGTCGTGATTGCGTGGCGCGCGTCCCTGTTGCAGGAAGTTCTGAATCGGGGTCGTGATGAGCGGCAATGTCAGGCGATACCCTTCCGAAAAATCTTCCCGGTTAAAGAACGTCGGGGTGCTGGAAGAGAACCCAAACCTGAGTTCATTACTGATTGTGGAGGTCAGGCTCGAATGCCAGGCCAGCGCGTAGCGCGGACGTGCCGACTCCTGGCCACCGCCCGGCAAGCCCGGAAACTGCTCGCCGATGTTGTTCAACTGAACGTCATTGGGCAGTT is a genomic window of Pyrinomonadaceae bacterium containing:
- a CDS encoding TonB-dependent receptor; amino-acid sequence: MRRISVIALAVFVFSAASVVFGQTSNSRVTGTVKDTSDAVVPGVKVVLTDLKTKQERTVQTNDEGVFNFTDVQPGPYSIVAERTGFKKAQVIDLQVNIDKPAVINVTLEPGEVTQTVSVTASEAQSLIRTEDAKLATTVDVKQVQDLPLNGRNPINIAGGMAGVNTNTNVRQSVINGMRGSFSNITWDGIEINDNLVRTDALFGVNTPSVAGVAEFQVTTQNAGPDEGLGIAQIKFTTPRGGSSYHGEVYDFYRNDKFDANTFFNNVSGLAKPKLLQHQYGFNVGGPFALPRFGEGGPSLTEKKKLFFYFFYEMTDATQDFTPNRTVLLAGARTGNFTYVRTDNGQLNTVNLLTLSGRTIDPRIAQLIALTPASNNTTLGDTRNTAGFRFNTPNGSTGRNIGFRLDYDINSSNRIEGIYSHFLSKLPNDVQLNNIGEQFPGLPGGGQESARPRYALAWHSSLTSTISNELRFGFSSSTPTFFNREDFSEGYRLTLPLITTPIQNFLQQGRAPRNHDLIDNASWVKGNHVIKFGGTARWVRILNFNDAGIVPQFTVGFNTTTNTMPLANNTTNFPGGLSDTQFGTATGLLGLLTGAVSSVSETFNVASRTSGFTRGVGSIRHLDYDTLAFYVGDTWRARENLSLNLGIRYEYIGPVTERDGLGLMPKDLSLNVLANPNAVLDFAGKGTGREFLAKDLDNWAPNFSFAWDPFSSGKTSVRGGFSIAYAIDNNATVLNNASVAGNAGLQSAVTISTLTGTVSGGGIVPVPIPAFLVPRTLVDQLTLSQTPTLFTTEYELKTPYAVQWNFGIEREFMKDTAFSIGYVGNRGVQLTRGLDTNQVLIFQNGFFDDFRRAQSNLAQFGNPDCTAAMALATGCQVLTIFPRLGAGAQARGNLGNATIRNLISQGQVGELASTYVSARNTYMNVSQPCVTPATGGARSLCPSFFLPHNGNAFVTDYIGSGGWSSYHGLQAEVRKRLSGGWYYQINYTWSKAFTNSEQSQAEFSPHLDNTLGDVLEKKRLNQDVQHVFKGNFVYELPFGPGKRFGNGGGWTSKLLGGWQISGIGQWRTGRPITFISGRGTVNRSARSGNNTPNTTLTLAQLQAGTGVFAASGTGLPLLVNPAWIATDGRASSTIFTHPTAGTFGGLSLTPVDGPGYWNVDTALIKRTRFKERIGVELRLEAFNVFNHTNFSVPNVLDINDTNFGKINAAFENRILQWAWKVTF